A window of Candida orthopsilosis Co 90-125, chromosome 8 draft sequence contains these coding sequences:
- a CDS encoding Mif2 centromere-associated protein, producing the protein MELLQLGKKSRKLGLTIKKNIHRDEYGMDDMDEFFADDTQAQIMLKEQEDRVLRQGEVYKSPTSYNVTGRRGVVDISRNLVPNTSSRYDLEQGADDVPQYEADFDVGDIGNEFVSDKEEHSPFNYVARKINFDNGDDAGDRNASRSNQAAGANKQSPLRSPLPEQRQTSSIGASQGDNFLEEDDYDFAQQDNDFYQNEDLFQDENQVIDPILRQQDEFNSRSISPPLETNPLDSVAGTNRVRSSRRTVQRNKRRNNFSESEESTQASVSAFIEDTKDTDEDDDGGSDAIGSTTTELFVMSSSTEPSQSQGRKKGTGSRTSRPTRNVSPTYITEVPTLPSPPPDGLRRSKRIRVKPLAFWRNERIIFTKPHQRRPDDDDDDDDDEEPDMTIVRDIHKLPLRSIAEVVHVPDTAQILTTRQNRRNNRRKPVDAPISPVSSDEHDKEEQDVLGAGLPGTSWYQDKVLKVDVPENGRFVERSIAFSSQYGEFQSRTIVNEDGTTSEDPNLRIATLFNDALEDCAVGMIELSGTKPPLKIAFSTYYLLIVRGVVEVTFNEETFIANKGCNICIPSGNEYGLKNLGKEAALIHFVQVRRPETEQDHDYDDDDDDDDDDDDGVRRNSGDKDDSS; encoded by the coding sequence ATGGAATTGTTACAGTTGGGCAAAAAGTCCAGAAAGTTAGGACtaacaatcaaaaagaatattcATCGAGACGAATATGGAATGGATGACATGGATGAGTTTTTTGCCGATGACACACAAGCACAGATCATGCTCAAAGAACAGGAAGATAGAGTACTACGACAAGGAGAGGTTTACAAGTCACCCACCTCGTATAATGTTACAGGCCGAAGgggtgttgttgatattaGTCGTAACTTAGTTCCAAATACTTCTTCCCGCTATGATCTTGAGCAAGGAGCTGACGATGTACCGCAATATGAAGCCGATTTTGACGTAGGCGATATCGGTAATGAATTTGTGCTGGACAAAGAAGAACATTCCCCGTTCAATTACGTGGCAAGAAAGATTAATTTCGATAACGGTGATGATGCTGGAGACAGAAATGCTTCTAGGCTGAATCAGGCGGCGGGAGCCAACAAGCAGTCTCCATTGCGTTCACCTTTGCCTGAACAACGACAAACTAGCTCCATCGGTGCATCGCAAGGGGATAACTTTCTTGAGGAGGACGACTATGATTTTGCTCAACAAGACAACGACTTCTATCAAAATGAGGATCTATTCCAAGATGAGAACCAAGTTattgatccaattttgaGACAACAAGATGAGTTTAACTCGCGCCTGATTTCACCACCCCTTGAAACAAACCCCTTGGACTCAGTAGCAGGCACGAATAGAGTTCGATCATCGAGACGCACCGTGCAAAGAAATAAAAGGCGAAATAACTTCCTGGAACTGGAGGAAAGCACACAAGCCTCTGTGTCTGCATTTATTGAAGACACTAAAGATACAGACGAAGATGACGATGGAGGCAGCGACGCAATAGGCTCAACTACCACCGAACTTTTCGTCATGTCATCATCGACAGAACCAAGTCAGAGTCAAGGTAGGAAGAAAGGCACTGGATCACGGACATCAAGACCCACGAGGAACGTGTCACCTACTTATATCACAGAAGTGCCTACTTTACCATCCCCACCTCCTGATGGGCTACGAAGATCAAAACGTATCAGAGTCAAACCATTAGCATTCTGGCGTAATGAACGTATCATTTTTACCAAACCCCACCAAAGAAGACcagatgatgacgatgatgatgacgatgatgaagaaccTGATATGACTATCGTGAGAGATATTCACAAGTTACCATTGCGATCAATCGCTGAAGTTGTTCATGTACCCGACACTGCACAAATATTAACAACACGTCAAAATCGAAGAAACAACAGACGGAAACCAGTTGATGCACCTATATCGCCAGTGAGTTCTGATGAACACGACAAAGAGGAGCAAGATGTTTTGGGAGCTGGATTGCCAGGAACATCGTGGTACCAGGATAAAGTTTTGAAAGTAGATGTACCAGAAAATGGTCGATTTGTAGAACGATCCATTGCATTTAGCTCCCAGTATGGCGAATTCCAATCGAGAACAATTGTCAATGAGGATGGCACTACTTCGGAAGACCCTAATTTGAGAATCGCAACCTTGTTCAATGATGCATTAGAAGACTGCGCTGTTGGGATGATAGAGTTGAGCGGAACCAAACCaccattgaaaattgcaTTCAGTACCTATTATCTCCTTATTGTGAGAGGAGTTGTGGAAGTCACTTTCAATGAAGAGACATTTATCGCTAACAAAGGATGTAATATATGTATACCGCTGGGTAACGAGTATGGATTGAAGAACTTAGGAAAAGAAGCAGCACTCATACATTTTGTTCAGGTGAGAAGGCCAGAGACAGAGCAAGATCACGATTAcgacgacgacgacgacgacgacgatgatgatgatgatggtgtaAGAAGGAACAGTGGCGACAAAGATGATAGTTCGTGA
- a CDS encoding Glc3 1,4-glucan branching enzyme, with translation MSDKGLIKGVLDLDPWLEPFSKELIDRQVTFRDWLSKLDSSEGSLLNFADSYRTYGLHATTRGYKIVEYIPDVEQVSLVGDFNNWNIESHQLKKVNNFGRWELDIEGDGVIPHDSRYKVAMKLPSGEWIYRLDPWCQRATFNKDDNLYEGRFWNPPASEVYQFKNKRPVLSQGIKVYEAHVGISTPEPKIGTYKNFTKNILPKIHELGYNTIQLMAIMEHAYYASFGYQITSFFAASSRYGTPEDLKELIDTAHGYGIRVLLDVVHSHSSKNVADGLNMFNGTDHYLFHGGGRGNHDLWDSRLFNYSSYETLRFLLSNLKFYLDVYQFDGFRFDGVTSMLYKHHGLSFGFSGDYNEYFNEEWADNEAIAYLMLAHQLMKDISKKEHIEITSIAEDVSGMPTLCRPIDEGGIGFDYRLSMAIPDMWIKILKHQKDEDWDLGNIVHTLINRRHGEKCISYCESHDQALVGDKTLAFWLMDKEMYTNMSKLSELTPVIDRGLALHKLIRLVTFALGGEGYLTFEGNEFGHPEWLDFPRAGNGESYHYARRQFNLIDDDLLRYRYLFDFDAAMQHLDVLDSPQAYVSLKHEQDKVLVFERNGLLFIFNFNPTQSFTDYKVGVETAGKYEIILNSDEAKFGGHDRIQDPVPGKKQEFFTNNDPWNNRSNSLMVYIPSRTAIVLKKVD, from the coding sequence ATGAGTGATAAAGGGTTAATCAAGGGGGTTCTTGACTTGGACCCATGGTTAGAACCATTTTCCAAGGAATTGATCGACAGGCAAGTAACTTTCCGTGATTGGCTTTCCAAACTTGACTCCAGTGAGGGGTCATTACTAAACTTTGCTGATTCTTACAGGACTTATGGGTTACATGCAACTACCCGTGGATACAAGATTGTGGAATATATTCCTgatgttgaacaagttaGTTTAGTGggtgatttcaataattgGAATATTGAAtcacatcaattgaaaaaagttAATAATTTTGGTCGATGGGAATTGGATATTGAAGGTGATGGAGTCATTCCTCATGATTCAAGGTACAAGGTTGCTATGAAGTTACCTAGTGGGGAATGGATTTATCGATTGGATCCTTGGTGTCAAAGAGCCACGTTCAATAAGGATGATAACTTATACGAAGGGAGATTTTGGAATCCACCAGCTTCAGAAGTGTATCAGTTTAAGAACAAAAGACCAGTGTTGTCACAAGGTATTAAAGTATATGAAGCTCATGTTGGTATTTCTACGCCTGAACCCAAGATTGGTACATACAAAAACTTTACCAAAAACATTTTGCCCAAGATTCATGAATTAGGATACAATACTATTCAATTAATGGCCATTATGGAACATGCATATTATGCATCATTTGGGTATCAAATCACAAGTTTCTTTGCTGCTAGTTCAAGATATGGAACACCAGAAGATTTAAAAGAGTTGATTGATACTGCTCATGGATACGGAATTAGAGTCTTGTTGGATGTGGTTCATTCACATAGTTCAAAAAATGTTGCTGATGGGTTGAATATGTTTAATGGAACTGACCATTACTTGTTTCATGGTGGTGGCAGAGGAAACCATGATTTATGGGATTCTCgtttattcaattattCAAGCTATGAAACATTGAGGTTCTTGTTGTCtaacttgaaattttatCTTGATGTGTATCAATTTGACGGATTTAGATTTGATGGGGTTACAAGTATGTTGTATAAACATCATGGATTGAGCTTTGGGTTCAGTGGAGACTACAATGAGTATTTCAACGAAGAATGGGCTGATAATGAAGCTATCGCTTATTTAATGTTGGCACATCAATTAATGAAAGATATAAGCAAAAAAGAACACATTGAGATTACATCCATCGCTGAAGATGTTTCGGGAATGCCTACCTTATGCCGtccaattgatgaaggtggaattggatttgaCTATAGATTATCTATGGCAATTCCAGACATGTGGATAAAGATCTTGAAACACCAAAAGGATGAAGATTGGGATCTTGGTAACATTGTTCATACTTTGATCAATCGTCGTCATGGCGAAAAATGTATCAGTTATTGTGAATCCCATGACCAAGCATTGGTTGGAGATAAGACATTGGCTTTCTGGTTAATGGATAAAGAGATGTATACCAATATGTCTAAGCTTAGCGAATTAACACCAGTCATTGATCGTGGATTGGCACTACACAAGCTCATCAGATTAGTAACTTTTGCCCTCGGTGGAGAAGGCTATTTAACTTTTGAAGGAAATGAATTTGGTCATCCTGAATGGTTGGATTTTCCTCGTGCTGGAAATGGGGAATCATATCATTATGCCAGAagacaattcaatttaattGACGATGATTTGTTACGATACAGatatctttttgattttgatgcTGCAATGCAACATTTGGATGTATTGGATTCACCTCAAGCTTATGTATCATTGAAACATGAACAAGATAAAGTATTggtatttgaaagaaatggattattgtttatattcaatttcaatccaaCACAATCTTTTACTGATTATAAAGTTGGGGTTGAGACTGCTGGAAAGTATGAGATTATCTTGAATTCAGATGAAGCAAAGTTTGGTGGTCATGATAGAATTCAAGATCCAGTGCCAGGTAAGAAGCAagaatttttcaccaataaTGATCCTTGGAATAATCGCTCCAACTCATTAATGGTTTACATTCCAAGCAGAACTGCCattgttttgaagaaggtaGACTAA